The following proteins are co-located in the Streptomyces bottropensis ATCC 25435 genome:
- a CDS encoding universal stress protein yields the protein MERALTVGLDGSPESLAAAHWAADEAERRNLTLRLLHAWPLLVPEPTHVPSEMDQNYWAKRLVHNAQTELQAHHPGLTVVGNLVADDAEDALLKAVSDSEMLVLGSRGLTPVESYFMGDISMIVVARAERPVVLVRADMSAEGSSTPQPGAAGGVAAGGVVVGLKLRAACDELLEFAFTTAAARGLPLRAVHGHSTPLHAYTPWGVDHTVTQEIVHDARNQLSQALRPWREKFPGVDVADTTRLESPARAVVGAAEGADLLVVGRRKHHPNLGQRLGPVAQAAVHHARCPVAVVPHD from the coding sequence ATGGAACGAGCGCTCACCGTGGGCCTGGACGGCTCGCCCGAGAGCCTCGCCGCCGCGCACTGGGCCGCCGACGAGGCCGAGCGGCGCAATCTCACCCTGCGCCTGCTGCACGCGTGGCCCCTGCTCGTGCCGGAACCGACCCACGTTCCCTCGGAAATGGACCAGAACTACTGGGCGAAACGGCTCGTGCACAACGCTCAGACAGAACTCCAGGCGCACCATCCGGGCCTGACCGTCGTCGGCAACCTGGTCGCCGACGACGCCGAGGACGCCCTACTCAAGGCCGTGTCCGACTCCGAGATGCTCGTACTCGGCTCGCGGGGCCTGACTCCCGTGGAGAGCTACTTCATGGGCGACATCAGCATGATCGTGGTGGCGCGCGCCGAGCGACCCGTCGTCCTGGTTCGTGCGGACATGTCGGCAGAGGGATCCTCGACACCCCAACCAGGTGCGGCAGGAGGTGTTGCGGCAGGGGGTGTCGTCGTGGGATTGAAGCTGCGCGCCGCGTGCGACGAACTGCTCGAATTCGCCTTCACCACCGCCGCGGCTCGAGGCCTGCCCCTCCGCGCGGTCCATGGCCACAGCACGCCGCTCCACGCGTACACGCCGTGGGGCGTGGACCACACCGTGACCCAGGAGATCGTCCACGACGCGCGGAATCAGCTGAGCCAAGCTCTCCGCCCCTGGCGCGAGAAGTTCCCGGGCGTCGACGTGGCCGACACCACCCGGCTCGAAAGCCCCGCCAGGGCCGTCGTAGGAGCCGCAGAGGGCGCTGACCTGCTGGTCGTCGGCCGGCGCAAGCACCATCCCAACCTGGGGCAGCGTCTGGGCCCTGTGGCCCAGGCGGCCGTCCATCACGCACGTTGCCCGGTCGCCGTGGTCCCTCATGACTGA
- a CDS encoding universal stress protein, with product MAVPLVVGIDGSEASLEAVDWAVDEARRQELPLHLLHAADTGHEAPDIVTAASERARKDDPAVRLSSEVLHQDAAHALVSTGRNAFALVLGSRGLGDLAGLLLGSVSLAVAAHADCPVIVIRGGAEHRHGRFGRVVVGVEDGEGSGTAVQFAFREAHLRRCRLVAVHAWSVPVGNPGPPGLSGYALRALDRAPAQVLADALRDSAQRYRDVVASSEVVEGPARQALLDAASDADLLVVGARRRHGHVGLQLGLVNHAVLHHAPCPVAVVPQI from the coding sequence GTGGCGGTTCCCTTGGTGGTCGGCATCGACGGATCGGAGGCGAGCCTTGAGGCGGTGGACTGGGCCGTCGACGAGGCACGTAGGCAAGAGCTGCCGCTCCATCTCCTGCACGCGGCCGACACGGGCCACGAGGCGCCCGACATAGTCACCGCCGCCTCAGAGCGAGCGAGGAAGGATGATCCTGCCGTACGGCTGTCGAGCGAGGTCCTGCACCAGGACGCGGCGCACGCCCTGGTAAGCACAGGACGCAACGCGTTCGCGCTGGTACTCGGGTCCAGAGGGCTCGGAGACCTCGCCGGGCTGCTCCTGGGCTCCGTCAGCCTGGCTGTGGCCGCCCATGCCGACTGCCCGGTCATCGTGATACGCGGCGGGGCGGAGCACCGGCACGGCCGGTTCGGGAGGGTTGTCGTCGGCGTCGAGGACGGTGAGGGCAGTGGCACCGCCGTGCAGTTCGCGTTCCGTGAGGCCCATCTGCGGCGCTGTCGGCTTGTGGCGGTGCACGCCTGGAGCGTCCCGGTCGGGAACCCCGGACCGCCAGGCCTGTCCGGATATGCCCTCCGAGCCCTCGACCGCGCGCCTGCGCAGGTGCTCGCCGACGCGCTGCGCGACTCCGCGCAGCGGTACAGGGACGTTGTGGCGAGCAGCGAGGTGGTCGAGGGCCCGGCCCGGCAGGCTCTTCTGGACGCCGCGTCCGACGCTGATCTGCTCGTCGTCGGCGCCCGCAGGCGCCACGGGCACGTCGGGTTGCAGCTGGGGCTGGTCAACCACGCCGTGCTGCATCACGCCCCGTGCCCTGTCGCGGTCGTTCCGCAGATCTGA
- a CDS encoding Rv1733c family protein, translating to MSAQDSPHASGPRRPDGKHPPEGVNPLRRTTDRIEAWWSGFLLLALALGLPTASVSAGLAAYESTMRTAQAQSAERHQVTARLTPAPDAARGSAADEKQKVRLSWVGEDGERRTGTAYVSQDDAEGSTLRIWVDREGTVKDPPMSAGDAQATGWVMGGMTGVGVYVVFVAARQSMRLGLDRRRYARWDTEWDLVEPLWSARFRR from the coding sequence ATGAGCGCACAGGACTCGCCGCACGCATCCGGCCCCCGCCGGCCGGACGGGAAGCATCCGCCCGAGGGCGTGAACCCGCTGCGGCGTACGACCGACCGGATCGAAGCCTGGTGGTCCGGCTTTCTGCTGCTCGCGCTCGCCCTCGGACTGCCGACTGCCTCGGTGAGCGCGGGGCTGGCGGCATACGAGTCCACGATGCGTACCGCCCAGGCCCAGTCCGCGGAGCGGCACCAGGTCACCGCCCGGCTCACCCCGGCCCCCGATGCGGCACGGGGCAGTGCCGCGGACGAGAAGCAGAAGGTGCGGCTCAGCTGGGTGGGAGAAGACGGCGAGCGGCGGACGGGAACCGCCTATGTGTCGCAGGACGATGCAGAGGGTTCCACCCTGCGGATCTGGGTCGACCGGGAAGGAACCGTCAAGGACCCGCCGATGTCCGCCGGCGACGCGCAGGCCACCGGCTGGGTGATGGGCGGCATGACGGGGGTCGGCGTGTACGTCGTCTTCGTCGCCGCGCGACAGAGCATGCGTCTGGGGCTGGACCGCAGACGGTACGCACGGTGGGACACCGAATGGGACCTCGTGGAGCCCTTGTGGTCTGCCCGGTTCCGAAGGTGA
- a CDS encoding nicotinate phosphoribosyltransferase produces MSSATTTDLYEVTMAMSYLREGMTRPAAFSLFVRDLPPDRGFLVAAGLESSLDFLSDFRIDAEDVDAFASVLHRSPRDLAPLLGLEFTGQVRAAPEGRIVLAGEPLLEVTAPLPQAQLVETYVLNQVSHQTTIASKAARCVLAAAGHPLVDFSLRRTHGPQAGYQAARLSAMVGFAGTSNVAAAAAEGLPAVGTMAHSYIEAFGTEEAAFHAFARSHPGPVTLLVDTYDTEEGVRVAARVLRDLHRGPGSAVRLDSGDLGALALRARAVLDAAGLPDVRIVASGGLDEYSVDELVRSGAPIDVYAVGTRVGVSADAAYLDSAYKMVEYDHRPVMKLSSAKVTAPGAKQVFRRPGYADVIGLRDEPSPQDGAPMLETVMRDGRRTAERPTLQETKERFTADLAGLPPTARRIRAPRAPRAETSAQLAALAAEVRRRIEDEFLTAAAGPAKP; encoded by the coding sequence ATGTCCTCGGCGACGACCACTGATCTGTACGAGGTCACGATGGCGATGTCGTACCTGCGTGAGGGGATGACCCGCCCGGCGGCGTTCAGCCTGTTCGTCCGGGACCTGCCTCCCGACCGCGGTTTCCTCGTGGCCGCCGGCCTGGAGTCGTCACTGGACTTCCTGTCCGACTTCCGAATCGACGCCGAGGACGTCGACGCCTTCGCCTCGGTACTGCACCGATCTCCGCGCGATCTCGCCCCACTGCTGGGCCTGGAGTTCACCGGACAGGTGAGGGCGGCACCGGAGGGGCGGATCGTCCTCGCCGGAGAGCCGCTGCTGGAGGTGACTGCTCCGCTTCCGCAGGCGCAACTGGTCGAGACCTACGTGCTCAACCAGGTCAGCCACCAGACGACGATCGCCTCGAAGGCCGCACGGTGCGTTCTGGCAGCGGCGGGACACCCCCTCGTCGACTTCTCCCTGCGGCGTACCCACGGCCCCCAGGCGGGTTACCAAGCCGCCCGGCTGAGCGCGATGGTCGGCTTCGCCGGAACAAGCAACGTCGCCGCAGCCGCCGCCGAAGGGTTGCCCGCCGTCGGGACGATGGCCCATTCGTACATCGAGGCCTTCGGGACGGAGGAGGCGGCCTTCCACGCCTTCGCCCGCTCCCACCCCGGCCCGGTGACGCTCCTGGTCGACACCTACGACACCGAGGAAGGCGTCCGCGTCGCGGCGCGGGTGCTGCGAGACCTGCACCGCGGACCCGGCTCGGCCGTCCGGCTGGACAGCGGCGACCTGGGAGCTCTGGCGCTGCGGGCACGCGCCGTGCTCGACGCTGCCGGACTACCGGACGTACGGATCGTCGCCAGCGGCGGTCTCGACGAGTACTCCGTGGACGAACTGGTCCGCTCCGGAGCCCCCATCGACGTCTACGCCGTCGGCACCCGCGTCGGAGTCTCAGCCGACGCCGCATACCTAGACTCCGCGTACAAAATGGTCGAGTACGACCACCGGCCGGTGATGAAGCTCTCCTCGGCCAAGGTGACTGCCCCCGGGGCGAAGCAGGTGTTCCGCCGCCCCGGATACGCCGACGTGATCGGGCTCCGCGACGAGCCGTCACCGCAAGACGGCGCACCGATGTTGGAGACGGTGATGCGGGACGGGAGGCGCACCGCCGAGCGCCCCACTCTGCAGGAGACCAAGGAGAGGTTCACCGCCGACCTCGCCGGACTCCCGCCTACGGCACGCCGCATTCGGGCGCCCCGCGCGCCACGGGCGGAGACCTCCGCACAACTGGCCGCTCTCGCCGCCGAGGTCCGGCGCCGCATCGAGGACGAGTTCCTGACCGCAGCCGCAGGACCCGCGAAGCCATGA
- a CDS encoding DUF1876 domain-containing protein, with amino-acid sequence MPHTVEWKVRLYLFEDEGTTKARVVLNTGTTELTGHGAAHRNPADTDVPEIGDELAAGRAMHDLGRQLVSAAQHDIEGVGAGASEQRARPETGWPMPEQQQEG; translated from the coding sequence ATGCCGCACACCGTGGAATGGAAGGTTCGTCTCTATCTCTTCGAGGACGAGGGGACGACCAAGGCGCGTGTCGTGCTGAACACCGGCACCACGGAGCTCACCGGGCACGGGGCCGCCCACCGTAACCCCGCGGACACTGATGTCCCGGAGATCGGTGACGAGCTGGCGGCGGGCAGGGCCATGCACGACCTCGGCCGGCAGCTGGTGAGTGCCGCGCAGCATGACATCGAGGGCGTGGGCGCCGGTGCGAGCGAGCAGCGGGCCCGTCCGGAGACCGGCTGGCCGATGCCGGAGCAACAACAAGAAGGGTGA
- a CDS encoding CBS domain-containing protein: MHHRMVEELMTRDVVRARRDMPFKEIVKLLAENDVTAVPVVDDLDHPIGVVSEADLLRKSSAQDDPSGLTPVPHLEAWERAKAEGASAEELMSAPAVCARPEWTVVEAARFMSVRNVKRLPVVDEAGRLRGIVSRGDLLRIFLRRDDAIRDEITQDVLRRTLGLTGSEVTVEVREGRVTLGGSVEVKDLIPVIERLCRSVDGVVSVSPHIAYRADAP, encoded by the coding sequence ATGCACCACCGTATGGTCGAAGAACTCATGACCCGAGACGTCGTGCGGGCACGGCGCGACATGCCGTTCAAGGAGATCGTCAAGCTGCTCGCGGAGAACGACGTCACCGCAGTGCCCGTGGTCGACGATCTGGACCACCCCATCGGTGTGGTGTCCGAGGCCGATCTGCTGCGCAAGTCCTCCGCGCAGGACGACCCGTCCGGTCTGACACCGGTTCCGCATCTGGAGGCGTGGGAACGGGCGAAGGCCGAAGGTGCCAGTGCCGAGGAACTGATGTCGGCTCCCGCCGTATGCGCGCGTCCGGAGTGGACTGTGGTCGAGGCGGCCCGGTTTATGTCGGTGCGGAACGTCAAACGGCTGCCTGTGGTGGACGAGGCGGGCCGGCTGCGGGGCATCGTGAGCCGCGGTGACCTGCTGAGAATCTTCCTGCGCCGTGACGACGCCATCCGCGACGAGATCACCCAAGACGTGCTGCGGAGGACGCTGGGCCTCACCGGCTCGGAGGTGACCGTCGAGGTACGCGAGGGGCGGGTCACCCTCGGTGGCTCCGTCGAGGTCAAGGATCTGATCCCGGTGATCGAGCGGCTGTGCCGGAGCGTCGACGGCGTGGTCTCGGTCTCCCCACACATCGCGTACCGGGCGGACGCCCCCTGA
- a CDS encoding pyridoxamine 5'-phosphate oxidase family protein, whose protein sequence is MRAQLGDQLVVESPATGVTRRDGEIVGLHHADGTPPYDVRWSDTDAVTLVYPGPDAHIRHIEHKWSAHEPSPPRAERTGGTPRERPPNPGDIGRRVAVERTRQGLTREETARRARMAPEYLAYLEEQPADPTTATLISLADALGTSLSALRGGGVDLPSGQGQALMHPQLRDLDADECRSRLSTHGVGRVAVTTPDGPAVVPVNYEVVDDVLAFRTARDSVPAAAVGSEVAFEVDHVDEAMSQGWSVLVVGPARVVTEPDEVRKLVDHAHTTPWAGGERDMWVSIRPTRITGRGITPAEQ, encoded by the coding sequence ATGCGAGCTCAACTCGGAGATCAACTCGTTGTCGAAAGTCCTGCCACTGGTGTCACCAGGCGCGACGGCGAGATTGTCGGACTCCACCACGCGGATGGAACCCCGCCCTACGACGTGCGCTGGTCGGACACGGACGCGGTGACGCTCGTCTACCCAGGGCCCGACGCACACATTCGTCACATCGAGCACAAGTGGAGTGCTCACGAGCCTTCCCCGCCACGTGCGGAACGGACAGGCGGGACCCCGCGGGAAAGGCCGCCCAATCCCGGGGACATCGGCCGCCGCGTCGCCGTCGAACGCACGCGCCAAGGACTGACCCGGGAAGAGACGGCCCGCCGCGCCCGAATGGCACCGGAGTACCTGGCCTACCTCGAAGAACAGCCGGCCGACCCGACCACGGCCACTCTCATCAGCCTGGCCGACGCGCTGGGCACCAGCCTCTCCGCCCTGCGCGGGGGCGGAGTCGATCTGCCGTCCGGCCAGGGGCAGGCGCTCATGCACCCCCAACTGCGGGACCTCGACGCCGACGAATGCCGTTCCAGGCTGTCCACACACGGCGTGGGACGCGTCGCGGTGACAACCCCTGACGGCCCGGCGGTGGTCCCGGTGAACTACGAGGTCGTCGACGACGTGCTCGCGTTTCGCACCGCGCGAGACTCGGTCCCGGCGGCTGCCGTGGGATCCGAAGTCGCTTTCGAGGTCGACCATGTGGACGAGGCCATGAGCCAGGGCTGGAGCGTCCTCGTCGTCGGCCCCGCACGGGTGGTCACCGAGCCCGACGAGGTACGAAAGCTGGTCGACCACGCCCACACCACGCCGTGGGCAGGGGGCGAACGCGACATGTGGGTGTCGATCCGGCCCACGCGCATCACCGGGCGGGGTATCACGCCGGCTGAGCAGTGA
- a CDS encoding CBS domain-containing protein, with amino-acid sequence MSETPHIVSDVMTQTVVAVGRDAPFKQIVETMEQWRVSAMPVLEGEGRVIGVVSEADLLPKEEFRDSDPSLYEQRGRLSAIAKAGAVVAGELMSTPAVTVHPDTTLSQAARIMAVRRVKRLPVVDDVGMLQGIVSRADLLKVFLRSDDDIEEEVRRTVVSYLFPAVSHAIHVNVHEGVVTLRGHIQDTSLISVAVRLVRAIEGVVDVDPQLTGGSAASAGPEDTA; translated from the coding sequence GTGTCTGAGACCCCGCACATCGTGAGCGATGTGATGACCCAGACGGTCGTGGCTGTCGGACGCGACGCGCCCTTCAAGCAGATCGTCGAGACCATGGAGCAGTGGAGAGTCAGCGCCATGCCGGTCCTGGAAGGTGAAGGGCGCGTCATCGGCGTCGTATCGGAGGCCGACCTGCTGCCCAAGGAGGAGTTCCGCGACAGCGACCCGAGCCTCTACGAGCAGCGCGGGCGCCTGTCCGCCATCGCGAAAGCGGGGGCAGTGGTGGCCGGGGAACTCATGAGCACCCCTGCGGTCACCGTCCACCCTGACACCACCTTGTCCCAAGCGGCCAGGATCATGGCCGTCCGACGCGTCAAGCGGCTTCCCGTGGTCGACGACGTGGGCATGCTGCAGGGCATCGTCAGCCGTGCCGATCTGCTGAAGGTCTTCCTGCGGTCGGACGACGACATCGAGGAGGAGGTCCGCCGCACTGTGGTGTCCTACCTCTTCCCGGCCGTCAGCCACGCCATCCACGTAAACGTCCACGAGGGAGTCGTCACCCTCCGGGGACACATCCAGGACACCTCGCTCATCTCGGTCGCCGTGCGCCTCGTGCGGGCCATAGAGGGCGTCGTGGACGTCGACCCCCAGCTCACCGGCGGGTCCGCCGCTTCAGCCGGGCCGGAGGACACCGCATGA
- a CDS encoding cyclic nucleotide-binding domain-containing protein — protein MTEEHRELLMSAAREVSFETGERIFNEGGKADRFWIIRSGTVALDLHVPGRRAAVIETLGAGKLLGWSWLVPPHHWHLGAEAASPVRAYEFEAATVREMCAKDPVLDHELYSYVVGVLARRLRSARVQLLNLYAPHGAGEVP, from the coding sequence ATGACCGAGGAACATCGCGAGCTGCTCATGTCGGCCGCTCGGGAGGTGTCGTTCGAGACAGGCGAGCGCATCTTCAACGAAGGCGGCAAGGCCGACCGCTTCTGGATCATCCGCTCGGGCACGGTCGCCCTGGACCTTCATGTGCCCGGCCGACGCGCGGCGGTCATCGAGACTCTCGGGGCCGGAAAACTGCTGGGCTGGTCCTGGCTGGTCCCTCCCCATCACTGGCACCTGGGAGCCGAGGCCGCCAGCCCGGTGCGCGCCTATGAATTCGAGGCGGCGACAGTTCGTGAGATGTGCGCGAAGGACCCGGTGCTGGATCACGAGTTGTACTCCTATGTCGTCGGCGTACTCGCTCGCCGACTCAGGTCCGCCAGGGTGCAACTGCTCAACCTGTACGCGCCCCACGGCGCGGGCGAGGTGCCCTGA
- a CDS encoding universal stress protein, whose protein sequence is MELPLVVGVDGSDSSLRAVDWAVDEATRHGLPLRVVHASLWERYEGSLPSFSTRRPAGELMAEHIAASCAERAQLRSPELKVSSEVLPDDPVSALLHAGQESSALITGSRGRGEIGGLLLGSVSLAVAAKAVCPVIVVRGGEQNRQGALGRVAVGVGDPSEGSDAVRFAVREAEARGCALHAVRAWRRPAHQHLDSPLVADDAARVNEEGASALLTDALRDTVREHPQVDVHRQSVEGPAHKVLLEASADADLIVVGALRRHGRFGLQLGRVAHTLLHHADCPVAVVPQRA, encoded by the coding sequence ATGGAGCTCCCGTTGGTCGTGGGTGTCGACGGATCGGATTCCAGCCTGCGGGCCGTGGACTGGGCGGTGGACGAGGCGACGCGCCACGGGCTGCCGCTGCGGGTCGTCCACGCCTCATTGTGGGAGCGCTACGAAGGAAGCCTCCCCTCGTTCAGCACCCGCCGGCCGGCCGGGGAGCTCATGGCGGAGCACATCGCCGCGTCCTGCGCGGAACGCGCGCAACTCCGTAGCCCGGAGCTGAAGGTGTCGAGCGAGGTGCTGCCCGACGACCCCGTATCCGCGCTGCTGCACGCGGGTCAGGAGTCCTCTGCCCTGATCACCGGCTCCCGTGGCCGCGGCGAAATCGGTGGGCTGCTGCTGGGGTCGGTGAGTCTGGCGGTGGCCGCCAAGGCGGTCTGCCCGGTCATCGTGGTCCGTGGCGGGGAGCAGAACCGGCAGGGCGCCCTCGGCCGGGTTGCGGTCGGCGTCGGCGACCCCTCCGAGGGCTCGGACGCCGTCAGGTTCGCCGTCCGCGAAGCCGAGGCACGCGGCTGCGCCCTGCATGCCGTACGGGCCTGGCGCCGTCCCGCCCACCAGCACCTGGACAGCCCTCTGGTCGCGGACGACGCCGCCCGTGTGAACGAGGAAGGGGCCTCCGCTCTCCTCACCGACGCCTTGCGCGACACCGTACGGGAACACCCCCAAGTCGATGTCCATCGTCAGTCGGTCGAGGGCCCCGCCCACAAGGTTCTGCTGGAGGCATCGGCCGACGCCGACCTGATCGTTGTCGGTGCGCTCAGGCGGCACGGCCGCTTCGGTCTGCAGCTCGGCAGGGTCGCTCACACGCTGCTGCATCACGCGGACTGCCCGGTGGCGGTCGTCCCGCAGCGCGCCTGA
- a CDS encoding glycoside hydrolase family 65 protein translates to MSEWTWEYEGYDPAAERLRESLCTLGNGYFATRGAVPESRAGLAHYPATYAAGIYNRLESVVAGRRVVNEDLVNLPNWLLLRFRLRRADGLAGPWFSPDTQQAFDHRHTLDLRHATLTRAFRFRDDEAGVLSVEQTRLVHMADPHLAALRTEFSAEEWSGEIEVESALDGDVTNTNVHRYRSLNHSHLAQVRTGTAGTDTTWLRCRTSTSDVGIGMAARTVVTGQLPRASELRGSRRRAVHRLVIPIAPGRPAVVEKTVALHTTRDLAISDPYGAAADRVAAAPGFLALLDSHVAAWARLWGRADVQVPGEAGRVLRLHLFHLLQTLSPHTTELDVGVPARGLHGEAYRGHVFWDELFVLPYLNLHFPEVSRALLNYRHRRLPRACRAAAAAGRSGAMYPWQSGSDGREETQQLHLNPRSGRWLPDHSRLQHHVGSAIAYNVWQYCEATGDTEYLHTKGAEMLLQIARFWADTADFDPGHGRYRIRDVVGPDEYHDSYPEAVRPGLDDNAYTNVTAAWVLSRALDLTRRLPAWRREELFERIQLDGGELPKWEEISRQLRVPFHQGVISQFDGYGDLTELDWDGYRARYDSVRRLDRILEAEGDTVNRYQASKQADVLMLGYLFSPPELRDLFRRLGYDMDDVIWRRTVDYYLKRTSHGSTLSGLVHAWVLARARRAEAWTYCREALEQDVADLQGGTTGEGIHLGAMAGTLDLVQRGLTGLETREDALRLDPVPLPALSEYGFSLRYRGHWGVSVRLGSGQLRIGVPDSEESPIRLVLPNRAVTVAPGETCTLLLRED, encoded by the coding sequence ATGTCGGAGTGGACCTGGGAGTACGAGGGATACGACCCTGCTGCCGAGCGGCTGCGTGAATCGCTGTGCACGCTCGGCAACGGCTACTTCGCCACCCGCGGAGCGGTGCCCGAGAGCAGAGCCGGACTGGCGCACTACCCGGCCACTTACGCGGCCGGGATCTACAACCGCCTGGAGTCGGTCGTGGCGGGACGCCGGGTGGTGAACGAGGACCTGGTGAACCTTCCGAACTGGCTGCTCCTGCGGTTCCGTCTGCGTCGTGCCGACGGATTGGCGGGCCCGTGGTTCTCTCCCGATACACAGCAGGCGTTCGACCACCGGCACACCTTGGACCTGCGCCACGCCACGCTGACGCGTGCCTTCCGGTTCAGGGACGACGAGGCCGGCGTGCTGAGCGTGGAGCAGACCCGGCTGGTACACATGGCGGACCCTCACCTGGCCGCGCTGCGGACCGAGTTCAGCGCTGAGGAGTGGTCGGGCGAGATCGAGGTCGAGTCCGCCCTCGACGGCGATGTGACCAACACCAACGTGCACCGCTACCGGTCCCTCAACCACAGCCATCTCGCTCAGGTGCGGACCGGTACCGCGGGAACCGACACGACGTGGCTGCGATGCCGCACCAGCACCTCCGACGTCGGCATCGGCATGGCGGCCCGCACGGTGGTCACCGGGCAGTTGCCGAGGGCATCGGAGCTTCGTGGGTCCCGCCGTCGAGCCGTGCACCGGCTGGTGATACCGATCGCTCCGGGCCGACCCGCCGTCGTGGAGAAGACCGTGGCCCTGCACACCACACGCGACCTGGCGATCAGCGACCCGTACGGGGCGGCGGCCGACCGGGTTGCTGCGGCTCCCGGGTTCCTGGCGCTGCTGGACTCCCACGTCGCGGCGTGGGCGCGGTTGTGGGGGCGCGCGGACGTCCAGGTGCCCGGGGAAGCGGGCCGTGTCCTGCGCCTGCATCTTTTCCACCTGCTCCAGACGCTCTCCCCGCACACGACGGAGCTCGACGTGGGCGTGCCGGCGCGCGGGCTGCACGGCGAGGCTTACCGAGGGCATGTCTTCTGGGACGAGCTGTTCGTACTGCCGTATCTGAACCTGCACTTCCCCGAAGTCTCGCGGGCACTGCTCAACTATCGTCACCGGCGCCTGCCGCGCGCGTGCCGTGCAGCCGCCGCGGCGGGCCGGTCCGGGGCCATGTACCCGTGGCAGTCCGGCAGCGACGGGCGTGAGGAGACCCAGCAACTGCACCTCAACCCGCGTTCGGGCCGCTGGCTGCCCGACCATTCCCGTCTCCAGCACCACGTCGGCTCGGCGATCGCCTACAACGTGTGGCAGTACTGCGAGGCGACCGGCGACACCGAGTATCTGCACACCAAGGGCGCGGAGATGCTGCTGCAGATCGCCCGCTTCTGGGCGGACACCGCGGACTTCGACCCCGGCCATGGCCGCTACCGCATCCGCGACGTTGTCGGCCCCGACGAATACCACGACAGCTATCCGGAGGCCGTCCGGCCCGGACTGGACGACAACGCGTACACCAACGTCACCGCTGCCTGGGTCCTCAGCCGCGCCCTGGATCTCACACGGCGCCTGCCAGCCTGGCGCCGGGAAGAACTTTTCGAGCGCATCCAGCTCGACGGCGGCGAACTCCCCAAGTGGGAGGAGATCTCCCGGCAGTTGCGGGTGCCGTTCCACCAGGGCGTCATCAGTCAGTTCGACGGCTACGGTGACCTCACCGAACTGGACTGGGACGGCTACCGGGCCCGCTATGACAGCGTCCGGCGGCTGGACCGGATCCTCGAGGCGGAGGGCGACACCGTCAACCGCTACCAAGCCTCCAAGCAGGCCGACGTCCTGATGCTCGGCTACCTCTTCTCTCCCCCCGAGCTGCGGGATCTGTTCCGGCGCCTCGGCTACGACATGGACGACGTCATCTGGCGCAGGACCGTTGACTACTACCTCAAGCGCACCAGCCACGGCTCCACCCTCAGCGGCCTCGTCCACGCCTGGGTCCTCGCACGGGCCAGACGGGCCGAGGCATGGACATACTGCCGGGAAGCCCTGGAGCAGGATGTCGCCGACCTCCAGGGCGGCACGACCGGCGAGGGAATCCACCTCGGCGCCATGGCCGGAACCCTCGACCTGGTGCAGCGCGGCCTGACCGGCCTGGAGACCCGCGAGGACGCCCTCCGGCTGGACCCGGTGCCGCTTCCGGCCCTGTCCGAGTACGGATTCTCACTGCGCTACCGCGGCCACTGGGGCGTGAGCGTACGGCTTGGCAGCGGACAGTTGCGGATCGGCGTGCCCGACTCGGAGGAGTCACCGATCCGCCTGGTCCTGCCCAACCGTGCCGTCACCGTCGCACCGGGAGAGACCTGCACGCTGCTGCTGCGGGAGGACTGA